The following are from one region of the Pleurodeles waltl isolate 20211129_DDA chromosome 4_1, aPleWal1.hap1.20221129, whole genome shotgun sequence genome:
- the LOC138288444 gene encoding olfactory receptor 5AR1-like, translating into MQVGNETSVKEFILLGLSDDPSLQIQLFFVFLVIYILTVLGNISIMVLIIVAPQLHTPMYFFICNLSFVDLCYSSTIVPKMLSNFLSTTKVISYHGCAVQLFFFAGFAGSDALLLSVMAYDRYNAICHPLHYQVHMTKRVCICFVSGTYAACFVAATVHTSVTFRLVFCGPNRISHFYCDLPPLLKLACSDTLLNEWVIFAVAGSMQVGSLLTVLISYVYIVSAILRISSSQGRLRAFSTCTSHLACVILLYTPMLFMYLRPRSSYSMDQDRVASVFYTVIIPMLNPLIYSLRNKDVKEALGRVIERSCLKII; encoded by the coding sequence ATGCAGGTGGGAAATGAGACTTCAGTGAAGGAGTTCATTCTTCTAGGACTTAGTGATGATCCATCTCTGCAAATCCAGCTTTTTTTTGTCTTCCTTGTTATCTATATCCTTACCGTTCTGGGAAATATCAGCATTATGGTATTGATCATAGTGGCTCCTCAACTTCACACGCCAATGTACTTTTTTATTTGCAACCTCTCCTTTGTGGATCTCTGCTACTCTTCAACCATAGTGCCCAAAATGCTGTCCAACTTCTTGTCAACTACGAAGGTAATCTCCTATCATGGATGTGCAGTGCAATTATTCTTCTTTGCAGGGTTTGCTGGGTCGGATGCTCTTCTTCTGTCCGTGATGGCCTATGATAGGTACAATGCAATCTGTCATCCTTTGCATTATCAAGTTCATATGACCAAGAGAGTCTGCATCTGTTTTGTATCTGGGACGTATGCTGCTTGCTTTGTTGCTGCCACGGTCCACACAAGTGTCACATTTAGACTAGTCTTCTGTGGTCCTAATAGGATCTCTCATTTTTACTGTGATCTGCCTCCATTGTTGAAACTCGCCTGCTCTGACACATTGCTCAACGAGTGGGTGATATTTGCGGTCGCTGGAAGTATGCAAGTGGGATCCTTGCTCACTGTCCTCATCTCTTATGTTTACATAGTATCTGCCATCCTAAGGATCAGCTCCTCCCAAGGGAGGTTGAGGGCTTTCTCCACTTGTACCTCACACTTGGCATGTGTTATCTTGCTGTACACACCCATGCTTTTCATGTATCTACGGCCCAGATCCAGTTACTCTATGGACCAGGACAGAGTTGCCTCTGTTTTCTACACAGTGATCATTCCAATGTTAAATCCCCTGATATACAGCCTCAGGAACAAAGACGTCAAAGAGGCTCTCGGAAGGGTCATTGAGCGCTcatgtttaaaaataatttga